From Nymphalis io chromosome 12, ilAglIoxx1.1, whole genome shotgun sequence, a single genomic window includes:
- the LOC126772501 gene encoding uncharacterized protein LOC126772501 isoform X3: protein MGRSIISCMLLAVFISSAHSAPQFITFKEGKLGVNFGGYHAGVGLGGLLGGGAAGGLYAEAGTPHGQSARAGLGGVASENGGTSGGLYAGATAGGNIKASAGLAGGVNSENAAGAGYASAQAGNHYAASGMAGQSAVGGASEFSLLGTQDVVPLQPVEVKPVHKSIHTEFNFDSLNEVQPKAPEVNTGVKTEIEKKVIHENVQPVIVKEVYDEPKTKVVEKEIVHTHYKPRRHHFRKTAFLGGYIGGQGDIVGPTVYKNVEPQIQKRIDVGAESSANAGAAVEGGFNGGAGATHVYTKQVTFQKNPSFFADIFNIPISTLKAVGNFLGNTAANTNISVQKSATVQADTNQHTWCCQQIFRE from the exons GCACCACAATTCATTACATTCAAGGAAGGAAAGTTAGGTGTTAATTTTGGTGGCTATCATGCTGGTGTCGGTCTCGGTGGATTATTAG gtgGTGGAGCTGCAGGAGGGTTATACGCTGAGGCTGGTACCCCTCATGGTCAATCTGCAAGAGCTGGTCTTGGTGGAGTAGCAAGTGAAAACGGAGGAACATCAG GTGGCCTGTATGCAGGAGCAACTGCTGGTGGAAACATTAAGGCATCGGCTGGCCTCGCTGGTGGAGTGAACTCTGAAAACGCAGCTGGGGCTGGATATGCATCAGCTCAAGCTGGCAACCATTATGCAGCTTCAGGAATG GCAGGTCAATCTGCAGTAGGAGGAGCATCAGAGTTTTCACTTTTGGGCACTCAGGATGTTGTTCCATTACAACCGGTTGAAGTAAAACCAGTACACAAGTCAATTCACACAGAGTTTAACTTTGATTCTCTCAATGAAGTACAACCAAAAGCACCTGAAGTGAACACAGGAGTTAAaactgaaatagaaaaaaaagttatacatgAAAATGTACAACCAGTCATCGTGAAAGAA gTTTATGATGAACCAAAAACAAAAGTCGTGGAAAAAGAAATAGTACATACGCATTATAAGCCCCGTCGGCATCATTTTCGCAAAACGGCTTTCCTTGGTGGATATATTGGAGGTCAGGGAGATATTGTCGGACCAACTGTTTACAAAAATGTGGAGCCACAGATACAAAAAAGAATAGATGTCGGTGCTGAATCATCTGCAAATGCTGGTGCTGCGGTAGAAGGAGGTTTTAATGGTGGGGCAGGAGCCACCCACGTATATACAAAACAAGTCACTTTCCAAAAGAATCCTAGCTTCTTTGCAGACATATTTAAC ATTCCCATTTCGACATTAAAGGCGGTTGGTAATTTTCTAGGAAACACAGCAGCTAATACTAATATTTCAGTCCAAAAAAGCGCCACAGTTCAAGCAG aTACCAATCAACACACTTGGTGCTGTCAACAAATTTTTAGAGAATAA
- the LOC126772501 gene encoding uncharacterized protein LOC126772501 isoform X2 — MGRSIISCMLLAVFISSAHSAPQFITFKEGKLGVNFGGYHAGVGLGGLLGGGAAGGLYAEAGTPHGQSARAGLGGVASENGGTSGGLYAGATAGGNIKASAGLAGGVNSENAAGAGYASAQAGNHYAASGMAGQSAVGGASEFSLLGTQDVVPLQPVEVKPVHKSIHTEFNFDSLNEVQPKAPEVNTGVKTEIEKKVIHENVQPVIVKEVYDEPKTKVVEKEIVHTHYKPRRHHFRKTAFLGGYIGGQGDIVGPTVYKNVEPQIQKRIDVGAESSANAGAAVEGGFNGGAGATHVYTKQVTFQKNPSFFADIFNIPISTLKAVGNFLGNTAANTNISVQKSATVQAESETKSLSDDPSLSSSSSSSSAHVSVETPSASKFFDDILAIPINTLGAVNKFLENNVAGRKNIQLMTELSSQ, encoded by the exons GCACCACAATTCATTACATTCAAGGAAGGAAAGTTAGGTGTTAATTTTGGTGGCTATCATGCTGGTGTCGGTCTCGGTGGATTATTAG gtgGTGGAGCTGCAGGAGGGTTATACGCTGAGGCTGGTACCCCTCATGGTCAATCTGCAAGAGCTGGTCTTGGTGGAGTAGCAAGTGAAAACGGAGGAACATCAG GTGGCCTGTATGCAGGAGCAACTGCTGGTGGAAACATTAAGGCATCGGCTGGCCTCGCTGGTGGAGTGAACTCTGAAAACGCAGCTGGGGCTGGATATGCATCAGCTCAAGCTGGCAACCATTATGCAGCTTCAGGAATG GCAGGTCAATCTGCAGTAGGAGGAGCATCAGAGTTTTCACTTTTGGGCACTCAGGATGTTGTTCCATTACAACCGGTTGAAGTAAAACCAGTACACAAGTCAATTCACACAGAGTTTAACTTTGATTCTCTCAATGAAGTACAACCAAAAGCACCTGAAGTGAACACAGGAGTTAAaactgaaatagaaaaaaaagttatacatgAAAATGTACAACCAGTCATCGTGAAAGAA gTTTATGATGAACCAAAAACAAAAGTCGTGGAAAAAGAAATAGTACATACGCATTATAAGCCCCGTCGGCATCATTTTCGCAAAACGGCTTTCCTTGGTGGATATATTGGAGGTCAGGGAGATATTGTCGGACCAACTGTTTACAAAAATGTGGAGCCACAGATACAAAAAAGAATAGATGTCGGTGCTGAATCATCTGCAAATGCTGGTGCTGCGGTAGAAGGAGGTTTTAATGGTGGGGCAGGAGCCACCCACGTATATACAAAACAAGTCACTTTCCAAAAGAATCCTAGCTTCTTTGCAGACATATTTAAC ATTCCCATTTCGACATTAAAGGCGGTTGGTAATTTTCTAGGAAACACAGCAGCTAATACTAATATTTCAGTCCAAAAAAGCGCCACAGTTCAAGCAG AATCAGAAACGAAATCACTTTCAGACGATCCATCactgtcatcatcatcatcatcctcatCAGCTCATGTTTCTGTTGAAACACCGAGTGCTTCAAAATTCTTTGATGATATTTTAGCT aTACCAATCAACACACTTGGTGCTGTCAACAAATTTTTAGAGAATAATGTTGCGGGCAGGAAAAATATTCAG CTGATGACGGAACTGTCGAGTCAGTAA
- the LOC126772501 gene encoding uncharacterized protein LOC126772501 isoform X1 produces MGRSIISCMLLAVFISSAHSAPQFITFKEGKLGVNFGGYHAGVGLGGLLGGGAAGGLYAEAGTPHGQSARAGLGGVASENGGTSGGLYAGATAGGNIKASAGLAGGVNSENAAGAGYASAQAGNHYAASGMAGQSAVGGASEFSLLGTQDVVPLQPVEVKPVHKSIHTEFNFDSLNEVQPKAPEVNTGVKTEIEKKVIHENVQPVIVKEVYDEPKTKVVEKEIVHTHYKPRRHHFRKTAFLGGYIGGQGDIVGPTVYKNVEPQIQKRIDVGAESSANAGAAVEGGFNGGAGATHVYTKQVTFQKNPSFFADIFNIPISTLKAVGNFLGNTAANTNISVQKSATVQAESETKSLSDDPSLSSSSSSSSAHVSVETPSASKFFDDILAIPINTLGAVNKFLENNVAGRKNIQIADDGTVESVRPRLGHHARRRANKQVVIIQKETPEESEAAN; encoded by the exons GCACCACAATTCATTACATTCAAGGAAGGAAAGTTAGGTGTTAATTTTGGTGGCTATCATGCTGGTGTCGGTCTCGGTGGATTATTAG gtgGTGGAGCTGCAGGAGGGTTATACGCTGAGGCTGGTACCCCTCATGGTCAATCTGCAAGAGCTGGTCTTGGTGGAGTAGCAAGTGAAAACGGAGGAACATCAG GTGGCCTGTATGCAGGAGCAACTGCTGGTGGAAACATTAAGGCATCGGCTGGCCTCGCTGGTGGAGTGAACTCTGAAAACGCAGCTGGGGCTGGATATGCATCAGCTCAAGCTGGCAACCATTATGCAGCTTCAGGAATG GCAGGTCAATCTGCAGTAGGAGGAGCATCAGAGTTTTCACTTTTGGGCACTCAGGATGTTGTTCCATTACAACCGGTTGAAGTAAAACCAGTACACAAGTCAATTCACACAGAGTTTAACTTTGATTCTCTCAATGAAGTACAACCAAAAGCACCTGAAGTGAACACAGGAGTTAAaactgaaatagaaaaaaaagttatacatgAAAATGTACAACCAGTCATCGTGAAAGAA gTTTATGATGAACCAAAAACAAAAGTCGTGGAAAAAGAAATAGTACATACGCATTATAAGCCCCGTCGGCATCATTTTCGCAAAACGGCTTTCCTTGGTGGATATATTGGAGGTCAGGGAGATATTGTCGGACCAACTGTTTACAAAAATGTGGAGCCACAGATACAAAAAAGAATAGATGTCGGTGCTGAATCATCTGCAAATGCTGGTGCTGCGGTAGAAGGAGGTTTTAATGGTGGGGCAGGAGCCACCCACGTATATACAAAACAAGTCACTTTCCAAAAGAATCCTAGCTTCTTTGCAGACATATTTAAC ATTCCCATTTCGACATTAAAGGCGGTTGGTAATTTTCTAGGAAACACAGCAGCTAATACTAATATTTCAGTCCAAAAAAGCGCCACAGTTCAAGCAG AATCAGAAACGAAATCACTTTCAGACGATCCATCactgtcatcatcatcatcatcctcatCAGCTCATGTTTCTGTTGAAACACCGAGTGCTTCAAAATTCTTTGATGATATTTTAGCT aTACCAATCAACACACTTGGTGCTGTCAACAAATTTTTAGAGAATAATGTTGCGGGCAGGAAAAATATTCAG ATAGCTGATGACGGAACTGTCGAGTCAGTAAGGCCCAGGCTTGGACATCATGCAAGAAGACGAGCTAACAAACAAGTAGTTATTATTCAAAAAGAAACTCCAGAGGAGTCTGAAGCAGCAAATTAA